The Coffea arabica cultivar ET-39 chromosome 9e, Coffea Arabica ET-39 HiFi, whole genome shotgun sequence genome has a window encoding:
- the LOC113710579 gene encoding peroxisome biogenesis protein 16-like: protein MEAYKRWVRANKDYVHSLESLANGLTWLLPERFSESEIGPEAVTSFLGIITAVHEHIIETTPTQRNTGQVESSSFPYSLCITLLKDLETLVEVAAQQIFGDDRKWNFIAATEATKVLVRLAIFWNSGYKMVLHGGESVNIEKGRDAYNSQQRQGHFANPGNLNGTYYYGQAPWNLEGRALSALSRFGANARMLSEPTWLLRVQHQQAIMEPPIKTAEKPSLSSILSEKGVYGGLFLMGEVMFIVRPLVYVLLIRKNGTQSWFPWFTSLAIDLIANGVLSYVTALRTIRKDPLFDLSNQERDELRRRKLMWALYLMRDPFFMKYTRKRLDHTQKLLEPVPVIGFFAEKLIELSIGAQTRYTYMSGS, encoded by the exons ATGGAAGCTTACAAGAGGTGGGTCAGGGCAAATAAAGACTACGTGCATTCACTGGAGTCTCTTGCCAAT GGCTTGACATGGCTTCTTCCAGAACGGTTTTCAGAGTCAGAAATTGGACCAGAAGCAG TAACTTCATTTTTGGGCATAATCACTGCTGTACATGAACACATCATCGAGACAACTCCAACTCAAAGAAACACTGGGCAGGTTGAGTCCTCTTCCTTCCCATACTCACTATGCATAACTTTGCTTAAGGACTTGGAAACATTGGTTGAAGTTGCAGCTCAACAAATTTTTGGTGATGATAGAAAATGgaacttcattgctgccacagAGGCTACCAA GGTGTTAGTTAGGCTAGCTATATTTTGGAACAGTGGGTACAAAATGGTCTTGCACGGTGGAGAGTCTGTAAATATTGAGAAGGGACGAGATGCTTATAACTCCCAACAGAGGCAAGGGCACTTTGCCAATCCTGGAAACCTTAATGGGACTTATTATTATGGTCAGGCCCCATGGAATCTTGAAGGAAGGGCACTGTCGGCTTTGAGTAGGTTTGGAGCGAATGCCAGGATGTTATCTGAGCCGACATGGTTGCTTAGGGTTCAACACCAGCAAGCAATCATGGAGCCTCCAA TTAAGACAGCTGAGAAACCTAGCCTTTCCAGCATCTTGTCAGAAAAAGGTGTTTATGGGGGCTTGTTTCTGATGGGGGAAGTAATGTTTATTGTAAGGCCTCTTGTTTATGTGTTACTGATAAGAAAGAATGGCACTCAGTCTTGGTTTCCATGGTTTACGTCGCTGGCCATAGACCTAATTGCAAATGGTGTTCTTTCATATGTGACTGCATTGAGGACTATCAGGAAAGACCCCCTTTTTGATCTTTCCAACCAAGAGAGGGATGAG CTAAGGAGGAGGAAGCTTATGTGGGCTCTTTACCTTATGAGAGATCCTTTCTTTATGAAGTACACACG GAAAAGACTTGACCATACCCAAAAGCTACTAGAGCCTGTACCTGTCATAGGGTTTTTTGCAG AAAAACTTATTGAACTTAGTATTGGAGCACAGACACGCTACACCTACATGTCAGGTTCATGA
- the LOC140014733 gene encoding hypothetical protein At1g04090-like, which translates to MLGSQYCCWENQYEDELLLVEPKPFTLPAPIPQWPQGQGFATGRIFLGEIEVAQVTKFERIWSCNLFWRKSDGVSFYRPVDIPDGFFSLGHYCQSDDKQFHAHFLVAREVASLTHDSQSHDMASESPALKKPLSYNLVWSSSSRNDGHGFIWLPNAPSGYRSMGFVVTNDADEPELEEVRCVRADLTTSCETSDILFSADTLRVWSTRPCDRGMFGKGVSVGTFFCSPLSWTDFFASYFSSLDEYNIACLKNLDTSLNAMPNIDQTHALIKHYGPTVYFHPDEEYLPSSVSWFFINGALLYKDGKDDGIAIDSRGSNLPRGGENDGKYWLDLALDDNERNYLMCGNMESTELYVHVKPALGGSFTDIVMWIFCPFNGPATIKAPFMNIPLNRIGQHVGDWEHFTLRISNFTGELWSVYFSEHSGGEWLDACELEFIKDNKPIVYSSKHGHASYPHAGCYLQGATKLGIGVRNDCAKSKYFVDSSTRYQIIAAEYLGNGVLAEPQWLQYMREWGPTIVYDARSEADKIISHLPFLVRFTVESLFELFPTELYGEEGPTGPKEKDNWLGDERC; encoded by the exons atgTTGGGGTCCCAGTATTGCTGCTGGGAGAATCAATACGAAGATGAATTGTTGCTAGTGGAACCAAAGCCTTTCACCCTGCCTGCACCCATTCCTCAATGGCCTCAAG GTCAAGGTTTTGCTACAGGAAGAATATTCTTAGGAGAAATTGAAGTTGCTCAAGTCACCAAGTttgaaaggatttggagttgtAATCTGTTTTGGAGAAAATCAGATGGTGTATCATTTTATAGGCCAGTGGATATACCGGATGGCTTTTTCAGTCTAGGTCATTATTGCCAGTCAGATGACAAACAATTCCATGCCCATTTTCTTGTTGCCAGAGAAGTGGCAAGTCTGACTCATGATAGCCAAAGTCATGATATGGCATCTGAATCTCCAGCTCTTAAGAAGCCTCTTAGCTACAATTTAGTTTGGAGCTCCAGTTCTCGTAATGATGGGCATGGTTTTATTTGGCTGCCAAATGCTCCAAGTGGATACAGATCAATGGGCTTTGTGGTCACTAATGATGCCGATGAGCCTGAGCTTGAGGAAGTTAGATGCGTTCGGGCTGATCTGACTACAAGTTGTGAAACTAGTGATATTTTATTTAGTGCAGATACACTTCGTGTATGGAGCACCAGACCCTGTGATCGAGGCATGTTTGGCAAAGGTGTTTCAGTCGGGACATTCTTCTGCAGTCCACTGAGTTGGACAGACTTCTTTGCTTCATACTTCAGCTCTCTAGACGAATATAATATTGCTTGCTTGAAAAACCTGGACACCTCTCTGAATGCAATGCCAAAtatcgaccaaacccatgcacTCATTAAGCACTATGGACCTACAGTTTACTTCCATCCTGATGAGGAATATTTACCTTCATCAGTTTCATGGTTCTTCATTAATGGGGCCCTTCTCTATAAAGATGGAAAGGATGATGGGATAGCCATCGACTCTAGGGGTTCAAATTTACCTAGGGGTGGAGAAAATGACGGCAAATATTGGCTGGATTTGGCACTTGATGATAATGAGAGGAATTATCTCATGTGCGGCAACATGGAGAGTACGGAGCTGTATGTTCATGTTAAACCTGCCTTAGGTGGTAGTTTCACTGATATTGTCATGTGGATATTTTGCCCCTTCAATGGGCCAGCAACAATTAAAGCTCCTTTCATGAATATTCCCCTGAACCGAATAGGCCAACATGTTGGTGATTGGGAGCATTTTACTCTCCGGATAAGCAACTTCACTGGTGAGCTTTGGAGTGTTTACTTCTCTGAGCATAGCGGCGGTGAATGGTTGGATGCCTGTGAGTTAGAGTTCATCAAGGATAATAAGCCGATTGTGTATTCATCAAAACATGGCCACGCAAGTTATCCACATGCTGGCTGCTACCTGCAGGGAGCTACAAAGCTTGGAATAGGAGTCAGGAATGATTGTGCTAAAAGCAAGTACTTCGTAGACTCTAGCACTCGGTATCAAATCATTGCAGCCGAATACCTTGGAAATGGAGTGCTTGCAGAACCTCAGTGGTTACAGTACATGAGAGAATGGGGTCCAACAATTGTGTATGATGCCAGATCAGAAGCAGATAAGATCATCAGCCACCTTCCATTTTTGGTTAGATTCACAGTGGAGAGCCTGTTCGAACTATTTCCAACTGAGCTTTACGGCGAAGAGGGTCCTACAGGACCTAAGGAGAAGGATAATTGGCTTGGAGATGAAAGGTGTTAG